The proteins below come from a single Macadamia integrifolia cultivar HAES 741 unplaced genomic scaffold, SCU_Mint_v3 scaffold2003, whole genome shotgun sequence genomic window:
- the LOC122065419 gene encoding protein-S-isoprenylcysteine O-methyltransferase B-like, translating to MAHIFGNTALRQLSQMFATTIFFHSSEYILAIAIHGRFNITLSSLLISNQYMLAMACSLLEYIIELVLLPGLKEYWWVSNTGFVLMVIGEVIRKSGILTAGRAFTHMIRIRREDHKNLVTHGIYGSIRHPGYCGFFIWATGTQVMLCNPFCTVGFILVLWRFFSERINFEEHYLRKFFGSQYVEYSRRVPSGLPFVK from the coding sequence ATGGCGCATATATTTGGCAACACAGCTTTAAGGCAATTGTCTCAGATGTTTGCAACAACCATCTTCTTCCACAGTTCAGAGTACATTCTAGCAATCGCCATTCATGGCAGATTCAATATAACTCTAAGCTCTCTTCTGATCAGCAACCAATATATGTTAGCAATGGCCTGTTCATTGCTGGAATACATCATTGAACTGGTTCTGCTTCCTGGGTTGAAGGAATACTGGTGGGTCAGTAACACTGGTTTTGTTCTCATGGTGATTGGTGAGGTAATTCGCAAATCTGGGATTCTAACAGCAGGTCGTGCCTTCACCCATATGATCAGAATCCGTCGTGAAGACCATAAAAATTTGGTCACTCATGGAATCTATGGATCCATTCGTCATCCGGGTTACTGTGGATTTTTTATATGGGCTACTGGTACTCAAGTGATGCTCTGCAACCCATTTTGTACTGTTGGTTTTATTTTGGTTCTTTGGCGTTTTTTCTCAGAACGGATAAACTTTGAGGAGCATTACTTGAGGAAGTTTTTTGGATCTCAGTATGTGGAGTATTCGCGTCGAGTTCCATCTGGATTGCCATTTGTGAAATGA
- the LOC122065418 gene encoding proline-rich receptor-like protein kinase PERK1 isoform X1 — protein MYSDNGVRQNSQRLENHVVKIPPDPSPASKQPNSPVGIPMPQTPRLPHVNNNAVFAYNSRSKNPISPQLSFSDFSMFTFTYEELAMATNDFSETNLLGEGGFGYVHRGILQNGKEVAVKQLKDGSSQGEREFQAEVEIISRIHHRHLVSLVGFCIAGAQRMLVYEFVPNKTLEFHLHGEGRPTMDWTTRLKIALGSAKGLAYLHEDCNPKIIHRDIKAANILLDFNFEAKVADFGLAKVISDAHTHVCTRVMGTFGYMAPEYASSGKLTDKSDVFSFGVMLLELITGRRPVISVKSFMDEGLVDWARPMLMRALEDGNYDTLVDSKLQKDYDSFEMGNMIACAAACVRHSAHLRPRMSQVIHALEKDISLAGSEDGARSERKMVNGSHGSIEYDTLQYKEDMNKFRKIARGSMQHGDDN, from the exons ATGTATTCAGATAATGGTGTGCGGCAAAATTCTCAACGATTAGAAAATCATGTTGTCAAAATTCCACCAGATCCCTCTCCTGCATCAAAACAACCTAATTCTCCAGTTGGCATTCCTATGCCCCAAACACCACGTTTGCCTCATGTGAACAATAATGCAGTTTTTGCATACAATTCCAGATCTAAGAATCCAATCTCACCACAATTATCTTTCTCTGACTTTTCAATGTTCACGTTCACATATGAAGAATTAGCAATGGCAACCAATGACTTCTCAGAAACTAACTTGCTAGGAGAGGGTGGTTTTGGGTATGTACATAGAGGAATCCTCCAAAATGGAAAAGAAGTTGCTGTTAAACAGCTTAAAGATGGAAGCTCACAGGGGGAGCGTGAATTTCAGGCAGAGGTTGAGATTATAAGCCGTATACACCACAGGCATCTTGTTTCCTTGGTTGGGTTCTGCATTGCTGGAGCCCAAAGAATGCTCGTTTATGAGTTTGTTCCAAACAAAACATTAGAGTTTCACTTACACG GAGAGGGGAGACCTACCATGGACTGGACTACCAGATTAAAAATTGCTCTGGGCTCTGCAAAGGGACTTGCATACTTACATGAGGACT GCAATCCTAAGATCATTCATCGTGATATCAAAGCAGCTAATATCCTTCTCGACTTTAACTTTGAGGCAAAG GTTGCAGATTTTGGGCTTGCAAAGGTTATTTCTGATGCTCACACTCATGTTTGCACCCGAGTAATGGGAACATTTGG GTATATGGCTCCAGAATATGCGTCAAGTGGGAAGCTCACAGATAAATCTGATGTCTTTTCTTTTGGAGTCATGTTGCTAGAATTGATTACAGGACGGCGGCCTGTCATATCTGTGAAGTCCTTCATGGATGAAGGCTTGGTAGATTGG GCGAGACCTATGCTCATGCGAGCTTTGGAAGATGGCAACTATGACACTCTTGTTGATTCAAAGTTGCAGAAGGATTATGATTCTTTTGAGATGGGAAATATGATCGCCTGTGCTGCTGCTTGTGTACGCCATTCCGCCCACCTTCGACCGCGCATGAGTCAG GTTATTCATGCCTTGGAAAAAGACATTTCTCTGGCTGGTTCAGAAGATGGTGCGAGATCAGAACGCAAAATGGTCAATGGCTCCCATGGAAGCATAGAGTATGACACTCTCCAGTACAAGGAGGACATGAATAAATTCAGGAAAATAGCACGGGGCAGCATGCAGCATGGAGACGATAATTAA
- the LOC122065418 gene encoding proline-rich receptor-like protein kinase PERK1 isoform X2, producing the protein MPQTPRLPHVNNNAVFAYNSRSKNPISPQLSFSDFSMFTFTYEELAMATNDFSETNLLGEGGFGYVHRGILQNGKEVAVKQLKDGSSQGEREFQAEVEIISRIHHRHLVSLVGFCIAGAQRMLVYEFVPNKTLEFHLHGEGRPTMDWTTRLKIALGSAKGLAYLHEDCNPKIIHRDIKAANILLDFNFEAKVADFGLAKVISDAHTHVCTRVMGTFGYMAPEYASSGKLTDKSDVFSFGVMLLELITGRRPVISVKSFMDEGLVDWARPMLMRALEDGNYDTLVDSKLQKDYDSFEMGNMIACAAACVRHSAHLRPRMSQVIHALEKDISLAGSEDGARSERKMVNGSHGSIEYDTLQYKEDMNKFRKIARGSMQHGDDN; encoded by the exons ATGCCCCAAACACCACGTTTGCCTCATGTGAACAATAATGCAGTTTTTGCATACAATTCCAGATCTAAGAATCCAATCTCACCACAATTATCTTTCTCTGACTTTTCAATGTTCACGTTCACATATGAAGAATTAGCAATGGCAACCAATGACTTCTCAGAAACTAACTTGCTAGGAGAGGGTGGTTTTGGGTATGTACATAGAGGAATCCTCCAAAATGGAAAAGAAGTTGCTGTTAAACAGCTTAAAGATGGAAGCTCACAGGGGGAGCGTGAATTTCAGGCAGAGGTTGAGATTATAAGCCGTATACACCACAGGCATCTTGTTTCCTTGGTTGGGTTCTGCATTGCTGGAGCCCAAAGAATGCTCGTTTATGAGTTTGTTCCAAACAAAACATTAGAGTTTCACTTACACG GAGAGGGGAGACCTACCATGGACTGGACTACCAGATTAAAAATTGCTCTGGGCTCTGCAAAGGGACTTGCATACTTACATGAGGACT GCAATCCTAAGATCATTCATCGTGATATCAAAGCAGCTAATATCCTTCTCGACTTTAACTTTGAGGCAAAG GTTGCAGATTTTGGGCTTGCAAAGGTTATTTCTGATGCTCACACTCATGTTTGCACCCGAGTAATGGGAACATTTGG GTATATGGCTCCAGAATATGCGTCAAGTGGGAAGCTCACAGATAAATCTGATGTCTTTTCTTTTGGAGTCATGTTGCTAGAATTGATTACAGGACGGCGGCCTGTCATATCTGTGAAGTCCTTCATGGATGAAGGCTTGGTAGATTGG GCGAGACCTATGCTCATGCGAGCTTTGGAAGATGGCAACTATGACACTCTTGTTGATTCAAAGTTGCAGAAGGATTATGATTCTTTTGAGATGGGAAATATGATCGCCTGTGCTGCTGCTTGTGTACGCCATTCCGCCCACCTTCGACCGCGCATGAGTCAG GTTATTCATGCCTTGGAAAAAGACATTTCTCTGGCTGGTTCAGAAGATGGTGCGAGATCAGAACGCAAAATGGTCAATGGCTCCCATGGAAGCATAGAGTATGACACTCTCCAGTACAAGGAGGACATGAATAAATTCAGGAAAATAGCACGGGGCAGCATGCAGCATGGAGACGATAATTAA